TTTACAGTTAGGACACCTTCTTTTCTCTTCATCAAAATCATATTTAACAAAAAATGATTCAGCAATTTCTTTTCGATCTGAATTAGAAAATACTAATTCTAATTCACCATTATCTAACCAGATACCTTTACAAGCAGAACAATAATCAATTTCAACTTGATTAAGTTCTAATATGATCATTGAATTTTTGCAAGCAGGACAATTCATAATTATAAAATTTTGTTGATGTGAAATTGCAAAGAATATTTGAGATTAAAAACAGTTTGAAGTCACTATTTCAAATGCTTTCCCGATTCAATATAGGGTTTAAATCTTTCAAAATAAAATGTTCCCAAACATTTTCTACAATTGCAGACATTCCTTCTTCCATTTCACCTGAGCCATGAACAGAAACTTTCAATAATGTAGAATCTTGATCTACCTCAGAGAATTCATAAGTTGTTACAATCTGAACTGCTCTTCCGGATAATCCAAGCGGCCCATCAAAACGAATCATCTCCGGACGCTTTGAATAAATCACTGTTGCGTGTAAAACTCCGTTTCCTTCATCATCAAATATTTCCCAGAATCCGCCGCCGGGTTTTGCCTCAATAAAAAACTTTTTTAGGATTATCGGAAAATGAATGATCCCACCAGCCACTTATATCTCCGGTTGCAGCATCAAATATTTGTACTGGTGTTCCTGGAAGAATGACTTCTTTATTAAATGAAAAAATATCATAACGTGGTTTTGATTTGTCTGTTTGTTGAGCAGGAAGATTAATAATTAAAGTGAAAGCCAATAAAGATATGATAGATAATCTCATATTATTACTCCTAAATTAGAGTTAATTATTCTATTGATGTTTATATGTAATATTTTAAAATAAATTTAAAAATTAATTAACTAAATTAAAATAAAAATTATTTCTGTAGTTTATTTTTCGTTCCCAAATCAAATCTAATTCCTTATCTTTTCAGCAACGTTTTTTAAGATTTTTTAACAAGGATTTGTAATGATGAGAATAATATCTCTTTTAATCATTGGCTTTCTAATCATCTTAACTTCCACAAACTTACAAGCCTGCACTAACTTTATTGTAACCAAAGGAGCAAGTGTTGATGGATCAGTTATGATCTCATATACAGCTGATTCGTACGAGGCATACGGCGAGCTTTATCATTATCCTGCTGCGGTTTACCAAAACGGCGCCTGGTTGGAAATATATGAGTGGGACACAGGAAAGTTTCTTGGAAAAATTCCGCAAGCTTCTGTTACTTATAATGTAATCGGAAATATGAATGAACATCAAGTTGTTATTGGTGAAACTACTTTCGGTGGGAGAGAAGAACTTGGCACACCAAATGGAATTCTAGATTATGGAAGTATGATTTACATCGCTTTACAACGCAGCAAAACTGCACGTGAAGCAATAAAAATAATGACTGATCTTGTAAATGAATTTGGTTATTACAGCAGCGGTGAGTCATTTTCTATTGGGGATGCGAATGAGGCCTGGATTCT
Above is a genomic segment from Ignavibacteriales bacterium containing:
- a CDS encoding zf-TFIIB domain-containing protein, which codes for MIILELNQVEIDYCSACKGIWLDNGELELVFSNSDRKEIAESFFVKYDFDEEKRRCPNCKKKMEKVEFENTGIIIDKCTNNHGLWFDSGELKLLLKSAEEKNNKMIELLKEVFGE